One region of Cobetia sp. cqz5-12 genomic DNA includes:
- a CDS encoding NUDIX domain-containing protein: MSEQQEHVAGQQAFAHDDVELVEARVLQDGFFRLEQREFRHQRFNGGWSDVIHREVHVRHDAVGVLPYDPVNDRVVFVEQIRAGMLEDERTPWSLEPIAGLVDKDEQAHEVARREAVEEAGCELMDLIELYRYYPSPGACTEEVTLFIGLCDSSGLGGVHGLAEENEDIRVHVLNFQAALTLLEQGRLGNAMAIMAMQWLLRERASLRVMHA, translated from the coding sequence ATGAGCGAGCAACAAGAGCACGTCGCAGGGCAACAGGCCTTCGCACATGATGATGTCGAACTGGTCGAGGCCAGGGTGTTGCAGGACGGCTTCTTTCGCCTCGAGCAGCGCGAATTCCGCCACCAGCGTTTCAACGGTGGCTGGAGCGATGTGATCCATCGCGAGGTGCATGTCCGTCACGATGCGGTAGGCGTATTGCCCTACGACCCGGTCAACGACCGCGTGGTCTTCGTCGAGCAGATCCGGGCCGGCATGCTGGAAGACGAACGCACGCCCTGGAGCCTGGAGCCGATTGCAGGGCTGGTGGACAAGGATGAGCAGGCCCATGAGGTCGCGCGCCGTGAGGCGGTCGAGGAGGCCGGATGTGAGTTGATGGACCTGATCGAACTGTACCGCTACTACCCGAGCCCCGGCGCCTGTACCGAGGAGGTCACGCTGTTCATCGGTCTGTGTGACAGCAGTGGGCTGGGCGGCGTGCATGGTCTGGCCGAGGAGAATGAAGACATCCGTGTGCATGTGCTCAATTTCCAGGCGGCCCTGACGCTGCTGGAACAAGGGCGATTGGGCAATGCGATGGCCATCATGGCCATGCAATGGCTGCTGCGTGAACGTGCTTCGTTGCGCGTCATGCATGCCTGA
- a CDS encoding DUF1249 domain-containing protein — MQVKKAYVADLKALHAECGSNYLRLTRILGKAEAGDSFAFPLAGNQGHFGTLLLEVVECAPYTTMVTVAQTGVLDHIIDSPRMSVHLYHDVRMAEVTDFQRQRHFSGRNRYPNPRMHQPDEKLQLNRFLGEWLTHARAFGQADVPELP; from the coding sequence ATGCAGGTCAAGAAAGCCTATGTGGCTGACCTAAAAGCACTCCATGCCGAGTGCGGGTCCAATTATCTGCGCCTCACGCGCATCCTCGGCAAGGCCGAGGCCGGTGACAGTTTCGCCTTCCCGCTGGCGGGCAATCAGGGCCACTTCGGCACGCTGCTGCTCGAAGTGGTCGAATGCGCGCCCTATACCACCATGGTCACGGTCGCCCAGACCGGCGTGCTTGACCACATCATCGATTCGCCGCGCATGAGCGTGCATCTGTACCACGACGTGCGCATGGCGGAGGTCACCGACTTTCAGCGCCAGCGTCATTTCTCAGGGCGCAACCGGTACCCGAATCCGCGCATGCACCAGCCGGACGAAAAGCTTCAGCTCAATCGCTTTCTCGGTGAATGGCTGACCCATGCCCGCGCTTTCGGGCAGGCGGATGTGCCGGAATTGCCGTGA
- a CDS encoding metallophosphoesterase, which yields MRLIQISDCHLRADPDARSRLGFPWRQLEAVMAHASRLRPDILLVTGDVSQDESPASYRMAAELFDGLGCPWFWFAGNHDHPEFMQELRPFHHELDLGDWRLLCLDSRVTGQAGGELGEEQLSELAQSLALSVELDPRPILLAMHHHPMPIGSDWMDALGLADRDALWETLRPYPQVRAVLCGHIHQAFTQLMPCGQGSVAVYGVPSTSDQFAPLSHDFAVDEAARPGMRVVDLDGEHLETWVERVDP from the coding sequence ATGCGACTGATTCAGATAAGTGATTGCCATCTGCGCGCCGACCCTGATGCGCGTTCACGGCTGGGCTTCCCCTGGCGTCAGCTGGAGGCGGTGATGGCGCATGCCTCGCGCCTTCGCCCCGATATCCTGCTGGTGACCGGTGATGTCAGCCAGGACGAGAGCCCCGCCTCCTATCGCATGGCGGCAGAGCTGTTCGATGGCCTGGGCTGTCCCTGGTTCTGGTTCGCGGGCAACCACGATCACCCTGAATTCATGCAGGAGCTGCGTCCCTTCCATCACGAGCTGGATCTGGGCGACTGGCGACTGCTGTGTCTGGATTCGCGCGTCACCGGGCAGGCGGGGGGAGAGCTTGGCGAGGAGCAGCTGAGCGAGCTTGCGCAGTCACTGGCGCTTTCCGTCGAGCTGGACCCGCGTCCGATCCTGCTGGCCATGCATCATCATCCGATGCCGATCGGCTCGGACTGGATGGATGCGCTGGGCCTTGCTGACCGCGATGCGCTGTGGGAAACATTGCGTCCGTACCCGCAGGTGCGGGCCGTGCTGTGTGGGCATATCCATCAGGCTTTCACGCAACTCATGCCGTGTGGGCAGGGCAGTGTGGCCGTCTATGGCGTTCCCTCCACCTCCGATCAGTTCGCTCCGCTGAGCCATGATTTCGCTGTGGATGAGGCGGCACGCCCCGGAATGCGCGTGGTGGACCTCGATGGTGAGCATCTCGAGACCTGGGTGGAGCGGGTCGATCCGTGA
- the cysD gene encoding sulfate adenylyltransferase subunit CysD: protein MLTPERQTHLKQLEAESIHIIREVAAEFSNPVMLYSIGKDSAVMLHLARKAFAPGVPPFPLMHVNTTWKFKEMIKFRDEMAAEVGMELIEHINQEGVAAGINPFDHGSAKYTDIMKTAGLKQALDKHGFDAAFGGARRDEEASRAKERVYSFRDQYHRWDPKNQRPELWNIYNSKINKGESIRVFPLSNWTELDIWQYIYLESIKIVPLYYSAVRPVVKRDGLDIMVDDDRLPLAEGEVPEMKSVRFRTLGCYPLTGAVESTAATLPEIIQEMLLTRTSERSGRAIDHDQAGSMEKKKREGYF, encoded by the coding sequence ATGCTTACCCCCGAACGTCAGACCCACCTCAAGCAGCTCGAGGCCGAATCCATCCACATCATCCGTGAAGTGGCGGCCGAGTTCTCCAACCCGGTCATGCTGTACTCCATCGGCAAGGACTCTGCCGTCATGCTGCACCTGGCGCGCAAGGCCTTCGCGCCGGGCGTGCCGCCGTTCCCGCTGATGCACGTCAACACCACCTGGAAGTTCAAGGAAATGATCAAGTTCCGCGACGAGATGGCCGCGGAAGTGGGCATGGAGCTGATCGAGCACATCAACCAGGAAGGCGTCGCGGCGGGTATCAACCCGTTCGATCACGGCAGCGCCAAATACACCGATATCATGAAGACCGCCGGTCTCAAGCAGGCGCTCGACAAGCACGGTTTCGATGCGGCCTTCGGCGGTGCGCGTCGTGACGAGGAAGCTTCACGCGCGAAAGAGCGCGTCTACTCCTTCCGTGACCAGTACCACCGCTGGGACCCCAAGAATCAGCGTCCGGAACTGTGGAACATCTACAACTCCAAGATCAACAAGGGCGAGTCCATCCGCGTCTTCCCGCTCTCCAACTGGACCGAGCTGGACATCTGGCAGTACATCTATCTCGAGTCCATCAAGATCGTGCCGCTGTACTACTCCGCCGTGCGTCCGGTGGTGAAGCGTGATGGCCTCGACATCATGGTCGACGACGACCGTCTGCCGCTGGCAGAAGGCGAAGTGCCGGAGATGAAGTCCGTGCGCTTCCGGACCCTGGGCTGCTACCCGCTGACCGGCGCCGTGGAATCCACCGCCGCGACCCTGCCGGAAATCATCCAGGAAATGCTGCTGACGCGTACCAGCGAGCGCTCCGGGCGTGCCATCGATCATGACCAGGCGGGCTCGATGGAGAAGAAGAAGCGCGAAGGGTATTTCTAG
- the cysN gene encoding sulfate adenylyltransferase subunit CysN, with product MSHASDKISADIEAYLQEHERKDLLRFITCGSVDDGKSTLIGRLLFDSKLIYEDQLASITQASKTSGTTGDEVDLALLVDGLQSEREQGITIDVAYRFFSTDKRKFIIADTPGHEQYTRNMATGASSASLAIILIDARYGVQTQTRRHSFIADLLGIQHLVIAVNKMDLVDYSETRFNEIVAEYQEFANKLNAPDIRFVPMSALKGDNVVNRSPSLDWYTVDGEAGPSLLEVLETVELTHDQNLSDLRFPVQYVNRPNLDFRGYCGTLAAGVVRPGDSVKVLPSGKTSTIERIVTFDGDLEIAYPGQAITLTLDDEIDISRGDWLVAADAELPLSNALEADVVWMHEKPLQPGRQYDIKLATRDLTGQVSAIDYLYDVNTLEHHGGDSLALNAIGRVQLELTQAVPVDDYRSSPGTGSFIVIDRLSNVTVGAGMIRGVGRSGTQATTQQTDWAAFEADLNALVRKHFPHWEARDVRELLGRTN from the coding sequence GTGTCCCACGCCTCAGACAAGATTTCCGCGGATATCGAAGCCTACCTGCAAGAACACGAGCGCAAGGACCTGCTGCGCTTCATCACCTGCGGTAGCGTCGATGATGGCAAGTCGACCCTGATCGGTCGTCTGCTGTTCGATTCCAAGCTGATCTATGAAGATCAACTGGCCTCCATCACCCAGGCCTCCAAGACCAGCGGCACCACCGGTGATGAGGTCGATCTGGCCCTGCTGGTCGATGGCCTGCAGTCAGAGCGTGAGCAGGGCATCACCATCGATGTCGCCTATCGCTTCTTCTCGACGGACAAGCGCAAGTTCATCATCGCCGATACCCCGGGGCACGAGCAGTACACCCGCAACATGGCCACTGGCGCCTCGTCCGCGAGCCTGGCGATCATCCTGATCGACGCGCGCTACGGCGTGCAGACCCAGACCCGTCGTCACAGCTTCATCGCCGACCTGCTGGGCATCCAGCACCTGGTGATCGCGGTCAACAAGATGGACCTGGTCGATTACTCCGAGACGCGCTTCAACGAGATCGTCGCCGAGTATCAGGAATTCGCCAACAAGCTGAATGCGCCGGACATCCGCTTCGTGCCGATGTCAGCGCTCAAGGGCGACAACGTCGTCAATCGCAGCCCGTCACTGGACTGGTACACCGTCGATGGCGAAGCGGGCCCGTCTCTGCTTGAGGTGCTGGAAACCGTCGAGCTGACCCACGACCAGAACCTCAGCGATCTGCGCTTCCCGGTGCAGTACGTCAATCGTCCCAACCTCGATTTCCGCGGTTACTGCGGCACTCTGGCGGCCGGTGTCGTGCGTCCGGGTGACAGCGTCAAGGTGCTGCCGTCCGGCAAGACCTCGACCATCGAGCGCATCGTCACCTTCGATGGTGATCTCGAGATTGCCTATCCGGGGCAGGCCATCACCCTGACGCTCGACGACGAGATCGACATCTCGCGTGGCGACTGGCTGGTGGCGGCGGATGCCGAACTGCCGCTTTCCAATGCGCTGGAAGCGGATGTCGTCTGGATGCACGAGAAGCCGCTGCAGCCAGGCCGCCAGTACGATATCAAGCTGGCGACCCGCGACCTGACCGGTCAGGTCAGCGCCATCGACTACCTCTACGACGTCAACACGCTGGAGCATCACGGGGGTGACAGCCTGGCGCTGAACGCCATCGGCCGCGTCCAGCTCGAGCTGACCCAGGCGGTGCCGGTGGACGACTACCGCTCAAGCCCGGGGACCGGCAGCTTCATCGTCATCGATCGTCTGAGCAACGTGACCGTCGGCGCGGGCATGATTCGCGGCGTGGGTCGCTCCGGCACCCAGGCTACTACCCAGCAGACCGACTGGGCCGCGTTTGAAGCCGATCTCAATGCGCTGGTGCGCAAGCACTTCCCGCACTGGGAAGCGCGAGATGTGCGCGAGCTGCTCGGCCGCACCAACTGA
- a CDS encoding globin domain-containing protein gives MLTNAQEDLIAATAPVVAEHLNAITARFYPLMFERYPEVKPLFNQTHQASGGQARALAGAVLAYVGARHSREAVDRLLAPVVSKHVSLNILPEHYPIVGECLMATIGEVLGDAVTPEIADAWGALYGELAAVLIAAEQGRYDSFAATRGGWQGLRRFRIVRTQDESREIRSLYLAPVEGPMFSFLPGQYIGMRLTTPQGVIHRHYSLSHAPDERFCRISVKREAHGQSSQYLHALKAGDEIDLLPPAGELTFEHATPQNVDTPVLLLSAGVGQTPMLPLLTAALAAGRQVIYLHAARNPEVHAFDTTLQSLVTQYPEQLHYQVCYEQAETLPPHAHLGIIERDWLARQIAATGSSAESLQAFVIGPHGFMQSMIQHLNRIGVPLAQCHHEHFGPSAPLAIDTTVA, from the coding sequence ATGCTGACCAACGCCCAGGAAGACCTGATCGCCGCCACCGCCCCCGTCGTCGCCGAGCACCTCAATGCCATCACGGCGCGCTTCTATCCGCTGATGTTCGAGCGCTATCCCGAGGTGAAGCCGCTGTTCAATCAGACCCACCAGGCCAGCGGCGGCCAGGCCCGTGCGCTGGCCGGCGCCGTACTCGCCTATGTCGGCGCACGCCACTCGCGTGAGGCGGTGGACCGCCTGCTGGCGCCCGTGGTCAGCAAGCATGTCTCGCTCAATATCCTGCCCGAGCACTACCCCATCGTCGGCGAGTGCCTGATGGCCACCATCGGCGAGGTGCTGGGGGACGCCGTCACGCCCGAGATCGCCGATGCCTGGGGCGCCCTCTACGGGGAACTGGCCGCTGTGCTGATCGCCGCCGAGCAGGGCCGCTACGACAGCTTCGCCGCTACCCGCGGTGGCTGGCAGGGGCTGCGCCGCTTCCGTATCGTGCGCACGCAGGACGAGAGCCGCGAGATTCGCTCGCTGTACCTGGCGCCGGTGGAAGGCCCGATGTTCTCCTTCCTGCCAGGCCAGTACATCGGCATGCGCCTGACGACACCCCAGGGCGTGATCCATCGCCATTACAGTCTGTCCCACGCGCCGGACGAGCGCTTCTGCCGTATCTCGGTCAAGCGTGAGGCCCACGGCCAATCCAGCCAGTACCTGCATGCGCTGAAGGCAGGTGACGAGATCGACCTGCTGCCGCCGGCCGGCGAGCTGACCTTCGAGCATGCTACCCCGCAGAACGTCGATACCCCGGTGCTGTTGCTGTCGGCCGGTGTCGGCCAGACGCCGATGCTGCCGCTGCTGACGGCGGCGCTGGCGGCGGGCCGCCAGGTGATCTATCTGCATGCGGCGCGCAATCCTGAGGTGCATGCCTTCGACACCACGCTGCAATCACTGGTCACGCAATATCCCGAGCAGCTGCATTATCAGGTCTGCTACGAACAGGCCGAGACGCTGCCGCCCCATGCGCACCTGGGCATCATCGAACGCGACTGGCTGGCACGTCAGATTGCCGCGACCGGTTCCAGTGCCGAGTCGCTGCAGGCCTTCGTGATCGGCCCGCATGGCTTCATGCAGAGCATGATCCAGCACCTCAACCGTATCGGCGTACCGCTCGCCCAGTGTCACCACGAGCACTTCGGCCCCTCCGCCCCGCTCGCCATCGACACTACTGTCGCCTGA
- the norR gene encoding nitric oxide reductase transcriptional regulator NorR, with translation MPDAHLPLNDTPVAAVNAWLAAWLSREEGGERRALPWTRLLAAIMQQLPGEAATLMRYLPERDELLPLATYGLPAEVRGRRFALAEHPRLKAIAEHTGVHRFALDSDLPDPFDGLLGDVHGSDLLVHDCAGIALREGDTLLGVMTFDALTPGVLAPLESLCAFASTDELTLPLKELQAWLSLPAHCLSLSLRQEWVAGASAGRSGLSAPTVVPPTGMASQSAMACPQRGPAMARLEAQLEAVADTEMTVLVQGETGVGKEGVVQRLHDASPRAGRPLVRINCAALSPELVESALFGHRRGAFSGATHDHRGHFVMADGGTLLLDEIGELPLALQAKLLRVLQEGELQPLGSDRVVRVDVRVIAATNRDLEAEVAAGHFREDLYHRLSVYPLRVPPLRERGRADLLALAGTFLEHNRTRLGLGNLRLTPAAERQLCEYPWPGNVRELEHCISRAALHARLAHGAHSTRLRADGRQLVVITPELLGLEVNGEVSLERAVSAVQEIQGAQVGHGTIQSGRANPAQRHVLQDIDEALGLRDATEAFQREHISRVWLASDRNWAEAARRLKVDRGNLYRQAQRLGIV, from the coding sequence ATGCCCGATGCCCACCTGCCCCTGAACGATACGCCGGTCGCGGCCGTGAATGCCTGGCTCGCCGCCTGGTTGTCCCGCGAGGAGGGCGGCGAGCGGCGCGCGCTGCCATGGACGCGTCTACTGGCCGCGATCATGCAGCAGCTGCCCGGTGAGGCGGCGACCCTGATGCGCTACCTGCCCGAGCGTGACGAGCTGTTGCCACTGGCCACCTACGGCCTGCCTGCCGAGGTGCGCGGGCGACGCTTCGCGCTGGCGGAGCATCCGCGGCTCAAGGCGATCGCCGAGCACACGGGAGTGCATCGTTTCGCATTGGACAGCGATCTGCCGGACCCCTTCGATGGCCTGCTGGGGGACGTGCATGGGTCGGATCTGCTGGTGCATGACTGCGCCGGTATCGCGTTGCGTGAGGGCGATACCCTGCTGGGAGTGATGACCTTCGACGCACTGACGCCGGGGGTGCTGGCCCCGCTGGAATCGCTGTGCGCCTTTGCGAGCACCGACGAGCTGACACTGCCGCTTAAGGAGTTGCAGGCCTGGTTGTCACTCCCCGCGCATTGTCTGTCGCTGTCACTGCGACAGGAGTGGGTCGCGGGGGCCTCGGCCGGCAGGTCGGGGCTTTCGGCACCGACGGTCGTGCCCCCGACAGGTATGGCATCACAGAGCGCTATGGCCTGCCCGCAACGTGGCCCGGCGATGGCCAGGCTCGAGGCGCAGCTGGAGGCGGTCGCCGATACCGAGATGACGGTGCTGGTGCAGGGCGAGACCGGTGTGGGCAAGGAGGGCGTGGTCCAGCGGCTGCACGACGCTTCCCCGCGGGCAGGGCGGCCGCTGGTGCGCATCAACTGCGCCGCCTTGTCGCCGGAGCTGGTCGAGAGTGCGCTGTTCGGTCATCGGCGTGGCGCCTTCTCGGGCGCGACCCATGATCACCGTGGCCACTTCGTGATGGCGGATGGTGGCACCCTGCTGCTGGATGAGATCGGCGAGCTGCCACTGGCGCTGCAAGCCAAGTTGCTGCGGGTGTTGCAGGAAGGCGAGCTGCAGCCGCTGGGTAGCGATCGCGTGGTCAGGGTCGATGTGCGTGTCATCGCGGCCACCAATCGCGATCTCGAGGCGGAGGTCGCCGCCGGGCATTTCCGTGAAGACCTCTATCACCGTCTGAGCGTCTATCCGCTCAGGGTGCCGCCGCTGCGTGAGCGCGGGCGTGCGGATCTGCTGGCGCTGGCCGGCACCTTCCTTGAACACAATCGCACGCGCCTCGGGCTGGGCAATCTGCGCCTGACGCCGGCGGCGGAGCGCCAGCTGTGCGAGTACCCCTGGCCCGGCAACGTGCGTGAGCTGGAGCATTGCATCAGCCGCGCCGCGCTGCATGCCCGGCTCGCGCATGGCGCCCACTCGACTCGTCTGCGCGCCGATGGGCGCCAGCTGGTGGTGATCACGCCGGAACTGCTGGGCCTTGAGGTCAATGGCGAGGTGTCACTCGAGCGGGCCGTCAGCGCGGTGCAGGAGATTCAGGGCGCGCAGGTGGGGCATGGCACGATTCAGTCGGGGAGAGCGAACCCGGCACAGCGTCATGTCCTGCAGGACATCGATGAAGCGCTGGGACTGCGCGATGCCACCGAGGCGTTTCAGCGCGAGCACATCTCGCGAGTCTGGCTGGCGAGTGATCGCAACTGGGCAGAGGCCGCGCGCAGGCTCAAGGTCGATCGCGGCAATCTTTACCGACAGGCGCAGCGTCTGGGAATTGTCTGA
- the cmoB gene encoding tRNA 5-methoxyuridine(34)/uridine 5-oxyacetic acid(34) synthase CmoB, translating to MSISPYDRDLYRAFTELACEPGAVGDGFARWLSALPEQLANGLDRKRHADLKAWHGALEKLPTLPAERDVQLDADRVGALFPTGLNSSQLRQSENLLRAMMPWRKGPYQLDEIHIDTEWRSDWKWQRIAPHLSDLTHRRVLDVGGGNGYHGWRMVGAGAAFTLVIDPSPRFYCQFHAVRHFIGADHPQGRNLHFLPVGIEDVPAKMTAFDTVFSMGVLYHRPSPMDHLFQLRDTLRPGGELVLETLVVEGDVTTVLMPGERYAAMPNVYFLPSSQALAHWCERAGFKDVRIVDEAVTTLDEQRATDWMTYHSLSDFLDPNDASLTREGHPAPRRAVLIATRA from the coding sequence ATGAGCATTTCCCCGTATGACCGCGACCTTTACCGCGCCTTCACCGAGCTTGCCTGTGAGCCAGGCGCCGTCGGCGATGGCTTCGCCCGCTGGCTGAGCGCCCTGCCTGAACAGCTGGCCAATGGCCTGGACCGCAAGCGTCATGCTGATCTGAAGGCCTGGCATGGCGCGCTGGAAAAGCTGCCCACCCTGCCCGCCGAGCGCGATGTACAGCTGGATGCCGACCGGGTCGGTGCACTCTTTCCGACTGGCCTGAATAGCAGCCAGCTGCGCCAGAGCGAGAACCTGCTGCGCGCGATGATGCCGTGGCGCAAGGGCCCCTATCAGCTCGACGAGATCCATATCGACACCGAATGGCGCTCCGACTGGAAGTGGCAGCGTATCGCGCCGCACCTGTCGGATCTCACCCATCGCCGCGTGCTGGATGTCGGCGGCGGCAATGGCTACCACGGCTGGCGCATGGTCGGTGCAGGCGCGGCCTTCACGCTGGTGATCGACCCTTCGCCGCGCTTCTACTGCCAGTTCCATGCCGTACGCCACTTCATCGGCGCGGATCACCCCCAGGGCCGCAACCTGCACTTCCTGCCGGTGGGTATCGAGGATGTGCCGGCGAAGATGACCGCCTTCGATACCGTCTTCTCGATGGGCGTGCTCTATCATCGTCCCTCGCCGATGGACCACCTCTTCCAGCTGCGCGACACCCTGCGCCCCGGCGGCGAGCTGGTGCTGGAAACCCTGGTGGTGGAAGGTGACGTGACGACGGTGCTGATGCCCGGCGAACGCTATGCCGCGATGCCCAACGTCTACTTCCTGCCCTCCTCCCAGGCGCTGGCCCACTGGTGCGAGCGCGCCGGCTTCAAGGACGTGCGCATCGTCGATGAAGCCGTGACCACCCTGGACGAGCAGCGTGCCACCGACTGGATGACCTACCACTCGCTGAGCGACTTCCTCGATCCCAATGACGCGAGCCTGACCCGCGAAGGCCATCCGGCGCCGCGGCGTGCGGTGCTGATCGCCACTCGCGCCTGA
- the cmoA gene encoding carboxy-S-adenosyl-L-methionine synthase CmoA encodes MSDASYRDAIFTTPLDRVASFSFDEQVVSCFPDMLRRSVPGYGQIIAMLGLMARAHLRPGARVYDLGCSLGAASMALAREMAPEDIEIEAVDLSAPMVERASRELADAFPAHRITVSQADIRTLDYQPAGMIVVNFTLQFLPPEDRDAVIDKLFAALEPGGVLILSEKIISDDPVENAWLIERYHDFKRANGYSDLEISQKREALEDVMKPDSLDTHHARLSRAGFARSHTWLQYLNFASMVAFKAAE; translated from the coding sequence ATGAGTGATGCATCTTACCGTGACGCGATATTTACGACACCCCTTGACCGTGTCGCCAGCTTCTCCTTCGACGAGCAGGTCGTCAGCTGCTTTCCGGACATGCTGCGCCGCTCGGTGCCGGGGTACGGTCAGATCATCGCCATGCTGGGCCTGATGGCCCGCGCTCACCTGCGCCCCGGGGCGCGGGTCTATGACCTGGGCTGCTCACTCGGTGCTGCCAGCATGGCGCTGGCCCGCGAGATGGCGCCCGAGGATATCGAGATCGAAGCCGTCGACCTGTCGGCACCGATGGTCGAGCGCGCCAGTCGTGAGCTGGCCGACGCCTTCCCGGCGCATCGCATCACGGTCAGCCAGGCAGACATTCGCACCCTCGACTACCAGCCAGCCGGCATGATCGTGGTCAACTTCACGCTGCAGTTCCTGCCGCCAGAAGATCGCGATGCCGTGATCGACAAGCTGTTCGCGGCGCTGGAGCCCGGTGGCGTGTTGATCCTGTCCGAGAAGATCATCAGCGATGACCCGGTCGAGAATGCCTGGCTGATCGAACGGTATCATGACTTCAAGCGTGCCAATGGCTACTCCGATCTGGAAATCTCCCAGAAACGCGAGGCCCTTGAGGACGTGATGAAGCCCGACAGCCTCGACACGCATCATGCTCGCCTGTCGCGCGCCGGTTTCGCGCGCAGCCATACCTGGCTGCAATACCTGAACTTCGCTTCGATGGTCGCCTTCAAAGCCGCCGAATGA
- the pgi gene encoding glucose-6-phosphate isomerase: MSTQSAARSARRNTQAWQALARHHQEQMADVHLKDLFAEDAAQGRDRVATFTRSAAGLRLDLSKQRLKGETLELLLDLARETGVEQGIKRLLAGEHVNRSEDRPALHAALRLPRSASLEVDGEDIVPAIHESLEHLAEMVDTFHSGQWRGATGKPITDVVNLGVGGSDLGPLMVSSALSDCRPKDIHEIGVHFASTMDGSQLADYLESFSPETTLFILSSKSFSTIDTLSNARTARDWLKSRLDPEGRLEALINRQHFIGASAKPEKMTEWGIAPEHQLLFWDWVGGRYSLWGTIGLPIALNVGMDNFRRLLAGAHELDEHFRTAPLEDNLPVLLALAGIWNNNFLDIRAHSILPYDGRLEYFASYLEQLEMESNGKSVTNDGEMIDYSTCPVLWGQLGPNAQHAFYQLLHQGTQAVECDFIAPMCRYDHVEDAETRAHLKAQHRLTLANCFAQSRVLMLGDDAIPGDEAQPNHKRYRGNQPSTTLLLETLTPETLGALIALYEQKVFVQATIWDINPFDQWGVELGKQIATATEATMTSGEGFETLDASSRALIEAVWAAQDQDPR; the protein is encoded by the coding sequence ATGTCCACTCAATCAGCGGCACGTTCTGCGCGTCGTAATACCCAGGCCTGGCAGGCTCTCGCGCGCCATCATCAAGAGCAGATGGCTGATGTGCATCTGAAGGACCTGTTCGCCGAGGATGCGGCGCAAGGGCGTGACCGAGTGGCGACCTTCACGCGCTCTGCCGCGGGACTGCGTCTGGATCTCTCCAAGCAGCGCCTCAAGGGCGAGACCCTGGAGCTGCTGCTGGATCTGGCGCGCGAAACCGGTGTCGAGCAGGGCATCAAGCGCCTGCTGGCCGGTGAGCATGTCAATCGCTCCGAAGACCGTCCGGCGCTGCACGCCGCGCTGCGTCTGCCGCGCTCCGCCAGCCTCGAGGTGGACGGCGAGGATATCGTGCCGGCCATCCACGAGAGCCTCGAGCACCTGGCCGAGATGGTCGACACCTTCCATAGCGGCCAGTGGCGCGGCGCTACCGGCAAGCCGATCACCGATGTGGTCAACCTCGGGGTCGGTGGCTCGGACCTCGGCCCGTTGATGGTCTCCAGCGCCCTGAGCGATTGCCGTCCCAAGGACATCCACGAGATCGGCGTGCACTTCGCCTCGACCATGGATGGCTCTCAGCTGGCGGATTATCTGGAATCCTTCAGCCCGGAAACCACGCTGTTCATCCTGTCCTCCAAGTCATTCTCGACCATCGACACGCTGTCCAATGCCCGCACCGCGCGCGACTGGCTCAAATCACGCCTCGACCCGGAAGGGCGCCTGGAAGCGCTGATCAACCGTCAGCACTTCATCGGCGCTTCCGCCAAGCCGGAGAAGATGACCGAATGGGGCATCGCGCCGGAACATCAGCTGCTGTTCTGGGATTGGGTCGGCGGCCGCTATTCGCTGTGGGGCACCATCGGTCTGCCCATCGCGCTCAATGTCGGCATGGACAACTTCCGTCGCCTGCTGGCCGGGGCGCATGAGCTGGATGAGCACTTCCGCACCGCGCCGCTGGAAGACAACCTGCCGGTGCTGCTGGCGCTGGCGGGTATCTGGAACAATAACTTCCTCGATATCCGCGCCCACTCCATCCTGCCCTACGACGGTCGCCTGGAATACTTCGCAAGCTACCTCGAGCAGCTGGAGATGGAATCCAACGGCAAGTCAGTGACCAACGATGGTGAGATGATCGACTACTCGACCTGTCCGGTGCTGTGGGGCCAGCTGGGGCCGAACGCCCAGCATGCCTTCTATCAGCTGCTGCACCAGGGCACCCAGGCGGTCGAGTGTGACTTCATCGCGCCGATGTGCCGTTATGACCATGTCGAGGACGCCGAGACACGCGCTCACCTCAAGGCGCAGCACCGCCTCACGCTGGCCAACTGCTTCGCCCAGTCACGTGTGCTGATGCTGGGTGATGACGCCATCCCCGGTGATGAGGCGCAGCCGAACCACAAGCGCTACCGTGGCAATCAGCCGTCGACCACGCTGCTGCTGGAAACACTGACACCGGAAACCCTGGGTGCGTTGATTGCGCTCTACGAGCAGAAGGTCTTCGTGCAGGCCACCATCTGGGATATCAATCCGTTCGATCAGTGGGGCGTGGAGCTGGGCAAGCAGATCGCCACCGCCACCGAAGCGACCATGACCAGCGGCGAAGGCTTCGAGACGCTGGACGCCTCCAGCCGTGCGCTGATCGAAGCGGTGTGGGCAGCCCAGGATCAGGACCCGCGTTGA